TTTTCACCCGGCTGGATCACGCCGTCGACGATGCGGTTGCGGAGGTCAGCGGCAAGGTCCGCGGTGAGGTTCCGGGTCATGGCTAAAGATTACGGCTTCGGGGTTACGCGCCGAACTCCACGCTTTCGGTGGTCCAGGCGCGGGCCTGGTCGCTCAGGGTTATGCCGAGGCCGGGGCGGTCCGGGACGATCATGCGGCCGTCCTTGGTTTCCAGGCGCTCGTTGAACAGCGGGTCCAGCCAGTCGAAGTGCTCCACCCAGGGTTCGCGGGGGTAGGCGGCGGCGAGGTGGAGGTGGATTTCCATGGCGAAGTGCGGGGCAAGGTCCAGTCCCCGCTCGTCGGCCAGGGCGGCCAGGCGAAGGAACTGGGTGATACCGCCGACGCGCGGGGCGTCGGGCTGGATGATGTCGCAGCCGTTGGCGGCAATGAGGCCTTTATGTTCAGCCACGGAGGCGAGCATCTCGCCGGTGGCGATGGGGGTGTCCAGTACCTGTGCCAGGTGGGCATGGCCCTCGAAGTCGTAGGCATCAAGGGGCTCTTCGATCCACACCAGGTCGAATTCCTCGAGGCGGCGGCCCAAGCGCAGGGCCGCGGCGCGGTCCCACTGCTGGTTGGCGTCCACCATGAGCGGAACGTCCGGGCCGATGTGGTCGCGGATTCCGGCGACGCGGCGCAGGTCCTCCTTGCTGTCCGGCAGGCCCACCTTGATCTTGATGCCGCCGATGCCCTCCTCGAGGGACTGGGTGGCGCGCGCCTTCACTTCGTCAAGGCTGGCGTTCAGGAAGCCGCCGGAGGTGTTGTACGTCCGCACCGAGTCGCGGTAGGAGCCCAGGAACTTCGCCAGCGGCAGCCCGGCACGCTTGGCTTTCAAGTCGTATAAAGCGATGTCGACGGCGGCGAGAGCCTGGGTGGCGACGCCGGACCGCCCCACGGAGGCCCCTGCCCACAGGAGTTTGGTGTAAATTCGGGCGATGTCGTTGGGGTCCTCGCCGATGAGGCCTTCGGCGGCTTCCTTGGCATGGGCGTATTGGGCAGGGCCGCCGGCACGCTTTGAATAGCTGAATCCCACGCCGGAGTGCCCCAGTTCGGTGGTGATCTCGGCGAACAGGAACACCACCTCGGTCATGGGCTTCTGCCGGCCGGTGAAGACTTTCGCGTCGCTGATGGGAAGGGCGAGGGGAAGACGGGCAGTGGATAGCTTGACGTGCCGGATCAGATCGACGGAACTCATTGATTCTCCTGGAAGACAGGTGGGCCCCTTCGCCCACACCCCTAGGATATAAGTTTGCAACTTGTATTACAAGAAAGTCTTTGCAGATCCAATTTCAGCGCCTTTGGGCGATTCCCCCCGGATTTTGCCCTCGTGGGATGATAGAGGGGATGACTTCCCCCAATCCTTCCCCTGAAACTCCTGTCCGCGCCTCCAAGGCAGCCGCCGGCACTGCCCGGCCGCAGGTCCGCCCCACCGCCGAGGGCTGGGAGCAGGCACGTACGGTCGAAGGCCGGCCCCTGCTCCAATTTGCGTCCCCGCGCGTGAAGCAGCCGCCAGTGCACCTGGCGGACATGAGCCTGGCCGAGCGCGGCGAGAAGCTGAAGGAACTTGGCCTGCCGGCATTCCGCGCAAAGCAACTCTCCACGCACTACTTCCAGCACTGGACGGTGGACCCGGAGCGGATGAGCGACCTGCCCAAGGCAGGCCGCGAGGAGCTTGCCTCCCAGATGTTCCCGCCGCTGCTCACGGAGGTCCGCCGGCAACGCACTGACAAGGGGGACACCATCAAGTTCCTCTGGCGTCTGTTCGACGGTGCCCTGGTGGAGTCCGTCCTGATGCGCTACCCCGGCCGCATCACCCTCTGCGTCTCCTCACAGGCCGGCTGCGGCATGAACTGCCCCTTCTGTGCCACGGGCCAGGCCGGACTGACGCGCAACATGTCCACCGCAGAAATCGTTGACCAGGTGGTCGCCGCCAACCGGGCCATCGCTGCCGGCGAGCTGGGCCCGAAGGAGCACGACGACGAGCGGGTCACCAACATCGTCTTCATGGGCATGGGGGAGCCCCTGGCCAACTACAAGCGCGTCATGGCCGCCCTGCACCGCTTTGTGGATCCGGCGCCCGAGGGTTTGGGAATGTCCGCCCGGAACATCACCGTATCCACCGTGGGCCTGGTTCCGGCGATCCGGAAGCTGGCGGACGAGGACCTTCCCGTCACGTTCGCACTGTCATTGCATGCCCCCGATGACGAGCTCCGCGACGAACTGATCCCGGTCAACAACCGCTGGAAGGTGGACGAGGCGCTCGACGCCGCTTACGACTACTACCGTAAGACGGGCCGCCGGGTCAGCATCGAGTACGCACTGATCAAGGACATGAACGACCACCCCTGGCGTGCCGACCTGCTGGGCAAGAAGCTGAACCAGCGCGGACGCGGCTGGGTGCACGTTAACCCGATCCCGCTCAACCCAACTCCGGGCTCCATTTGGACCGCCTCGGACAAGGCGGTGGAACAGGAATTCATCGAGCGGCTCCGCGCCACCGGCGTGCCCTGCACCCTTCGGGACACCCGCGGCAAGGAAATCGACGGCGCCTGCGGCCAGCTCGCCGCCGCCGAGGACTAGGGCGCTAGCCCTTCCGCATGGTTCCCAGTCCGGCAATCAGGGCGTCCAGCCCTAGCTGGAAGGCCGTATCCGCCGGGCGGCCGCGTTCCGGGCCGCCCTGGCCGCCGGAAGCATTCGCAGGTGCATCCGGTCCTGCAGAAGAACTGCGCACGGCTGCGGTGAAATACGGGGTGGATCCAGCCATGCTGCCGGAGTCGAAGATGTCCTCCGGCGCGGTGACGTCGTACGCGGATCCGAAGATAAAGGACTCAAGCGCCACGATTGCCGGCACAATGCGCTCCTGTGGAAAACCGGCGTCGGAAAACCCTTTACTCACGGTCTCGTACATTGCCAGGGTCTGCGGGGCGTCGGTGACCGGCAGGACGGCGATGACGGGGATAAGCGGAGTGTGCTCGGCAAAGACGTCCCGATAGCTCCAGGCCCAGGCGCGGACGGCGTCCTCCCAGCTGCCGCCGCCAAAACCGGAAACGTCGACGAGCGACATCAGGTGGTCCTCCACCAGGAGCAGGACATCCTGCTTTGACGCCACGTGGTTGTAGAGGGCGGACGGTGCCACGTCGAGTTCCTTGGCCAGGGCTGCCATGGTCAACCCGTCGTACCCCTTGCGGCTCACCAGCCCCAGCGCAGCTGCCGTGATTCCGGACTTGTCCAGCACTGCCGCGGACGGTCGACCGGCCCGCCTCCGCTGCACACCGCCGTTGTTGGTGGTGCGTCCCTGTGCGGCTGATACTGCCGGCATTCCTGCCCTTTCGTCGGTGTCCCCTGCATTATTCCATCCGGTACTTCCGCTCAAAGCAGGCAGCAGCTATAGTTCTAATAAATGAATGGCATTCATTTAGTGGTCCCCGTCACCAAGGGCCGCAGAGAGGACATCATGCTGAACCTGAACCGCGACGTCGTGGTCGTTGGAGCCGGGCCGTCCGGACTCACCGCCGCCCGTGAACTGAAGAAAGCCGGCCTCACCGTAGCCGTGCTCGAGGCCCGCGACCGCGTTGGTGGCCGGACCTGGACCGACGCCGTGGACGGCGCCATGCTCGAAATCGGCGGCCAATGGGTCTCGCCGGACCAGACTGCCCTCCTGGAACTGCTGGCAGAACTGAACCTCGAGACCTACCCGCGCTACCGCGAAGGGGAGTCCATCTACATCGGCGCAGACGGCGCCCCTGTGCGTTACACGGGCGACACCTTCCCGGTGGACCCGGACACCGCCGTCGAAATGGACCGTCTGGTGGCCCTCCTTGACGGACTGGCCGCCGAGATCGGCCCCACCGAACCGTGGGCCCATCCCAAGGCACGCGAGCTGGATACCGTTTCCTTCCACCACTGGCTCCGGCAGAACTCTGCCAACGAGGAAGCCTGCAAGAACATCGGACTCTTCATCGCCGGCGGCATGCTCACCAAGCCGGCGCACGCCTTCTCCGCGCTGCAGGCGGTCCTGATGGCGGCCTCGGCCGGCTCCTTCACCCACCTGACGGATGAGGACTTCATCCTGGACCGCCGCGTGGTGGGCGGGATGCAGCAGGTGTCGTTGCTGCAGGCGCAGGAGCTGGGTGACGACGTCGTCCTTGGTTCTCCGGTGCGTACCGTCAACTGGGAGCCGGACGCGGACGGCGGGCACCGCGTGACCGTTGTCTCGGACCGCGCCACCGTGAACGCCCGCTTCGTCATCATGGCGGTGCCGCCCAACCTCTACTCCCGCGTCTCCTTCAACCCGCCGCTGCCGCGCCGCCAGCACCAGATGCACCAGCACCAGTCGCTGGGCCTGGTCATCAAGGTCCACGCCGTGTACAGCACCCCCTTCTGGCGGGACAAGGGCCTCTCCGGCACCTGCTTCGGTGCCGATGCGCTGGTCCAGGAGGTCTACGACAACACCAACCATGGCGATCCGCGCGGCACCCTGGTGGGCTTCGTCTCGGATGAGAAGGCCGACGCCATGTTCGAGCTGTCCCCCGAAGAGCGCCGCAAGGCCATCCTGGAATCCATCGCAGGCTACCTTGGCGACGAGGCCCTCACCCCCGAGGTCTACTACGAGTCCGACTGGGGCTCGGAGGAATGGACCCGCGGCGCCTACGCCTCCAGCTATGACCTGGGCGGCCTGCACCGCTACGGCAAGGACCAGCACGCACCTGTCGGCCCGATCTACTGGTCCTCCTCCGACCTTGCGGCCGAGGGATACCAGCACGTGGACGGCGCCATCCGAATGGGCCGCATCACTGCTGCGCGGATCGCAGAGGTGGCGAAGGTCCCGGTGGCCGCCAGCTGGTAAATAAGCATGCTTACTAATAGGCTGGCGGCGGGGAGCTACCCCGACTTCAGACGAACGAGGTGAGGCATGACTGACGCCCAGAGCATCAGCAAGGTTACGGAGATCATCAACGATTCCAGGATCGGAATGGTCACCACCATCAACGAAGAAGGCGCCCTCGTCAGCCGGCCGCTGGCCGTCCAGGAGGTAAAGGACGACGGCGACATGTGGTTCTTCACCGGCCTCGGCACGTCCCAGGTTGCGCATGTCCGGGCTGACTCGCGGGTCAACGTTGCCTTTGGCAAGAACACTGAGTGGGTCTCAGTGGCCGGAACCGGCGAAGTGGTCACGGACCGGGCCAAAATCCACGAACTGTGGAACCAGGCGGTCGAAGCCTGGTTCCCGGACGGTCCGGACACCCCCGAGGTGTGCCTCCTGCGCGTCGACTCGGATTCCGCCGAATACTGGACCAGCCCCGGCGGCACGGCCGCCACTGTGCTCCAGTGGGTGAAGGCCAAGGTCACCAACAGCCGGATGAGTGTTGGCGAAAGCGGCACCGTGGAGCTGTAGTACCGGATTTTGAAGGGGCGGGGCGGCTAGGGCTGCCCCGCTCCTTTCAATGCCTGCAGGACCGCCGGCAGCAGGACGCCGTTGCGTCCCCACACCGGATCCAGGATCTCCACATACCAGGAGTCCGCGAGCAGCAGGGCCAGGGCATCGTTGGTCTCGTCAGCCCAATCCCTGATCTGCGCCTCGTCTACAGGATTCTCGCTGGAACCGAGCACCGTGGTGACCTCCGTGCCCGCAAGGGTTACGGGAATGGCGGCGCTGCTTGCTTCGCCAGGCGCGTGGGCCACGGTGACCAGTTCGGTGCGCGTGGAAAGGGCCAGCAGTTCGCCAGCGGTGCCGGCGCTGCAAAAACCCGTGACGTACTCCCG
This window of the Pseudarthrobacter defluvii genome carries:
- a CDS encoding L-talarate/galactarate dehydratase produces the protein MSSVDLIRHVKLSTARLPLALPISDAKVFTGRQKPMTEVVFLFAEITTELGHSGVGFSYSKRAGGPAQYAHAKEAAEGLIGEDPNDIARIYTKLLWAGASVGRSGVATQALAAVDIALYDLKAKRAGLPLAKFLGSYRDSVRTYNTSGGFLNASLDEVKARATQSLEEGIGGIKIKVGLPDSKEDLRRVAGIRDHIGPDVPLMVDANQQWDRAAALRLGRRLEEFDLVWIEEPLDAYDFEGHAHLAQVLDTPIATGEMLASVAEHKGLIAANGCDIIQPDAPRVGGITQFLRLAALADERGLDLAPHFAMEIHLHLAAAYPREPWVEHFDWLDPLFNERLETKDGRMIVPDRPGLGITLSDQARAWTTESVEFGA
- the rlmN gene encoding 23S rRNA (adenine(2503)-C(2))-methyltransferase RlmN, which codes for MTSPNPSPETPVRASKAAAGTARPQVRPTAEGWEQARTVEGRPLLQFASPRVKQPPVHLADMSLAERGEKLKELGLPAFRAKQLSTHYFQHWTVDPERMSDLPKAGREELASQMFPPLLTEVRRQRTDKGDTIKFLWRLFDGALVESVLMRYPGRITLCVSSQAGCGMNCPFCATGQAGLTRNMSTAEIVDQVVAANRAIAAGELGPKEHDDERVTNIVFMGMGEPLANYKRVMAALHRFVDPAPEGLGMSARNITVSTVGLVPAIRKLADEDLPVTFALSLHAPDDELRDELIPVNNRWKVDEALDAAYDYYRKTGRRVSIEYALIKDMNDHPWRADLLGKKLNQRGRGWVHVNPIPLNPTPGSIWTASDKAVEQEFIERLRATGVPCTLRDTRGKEIDGACGQLAAAED
- a CDS encoding TetR/AcrR family transcriptional regulator — its product is MPAVSAAQGRTTNNGGVQRRRAGRPSAAVLDKSGITAAALGLVSRKGYDGLTMAALAKELDVAPSALYNHVASKQDVLLLVEDHLMSLVDVSGFGGGSWEDAVRAWAWSYRDVFAEHTPLIPVIAVLPVTDAPQTLAMYETVSKGFSDAGFPQERIVPAIVALESFIFGSAYDVTAPEDIFDSGSMAGSTPYFTAAVRSSSAGPDAPANASGGQGGPERGRPADTAFQLGLDALIAGLGTMRKG
- a CDS encoding flavin monoamine oxidase family protein, which codes for MNGIHLVVPVTKGRREDIMLNLNRDVVVVGAGPSGLTAARELKKAGLTVAVLEARDRVGGRTWTDAVDGAMLEIGGQWVSPDQTALLELLAELNLETYPRYREGESIYIGADGAPVRYTGDTFPVDPDTAVEMDRLVALLDGLAAEIGPTEPWAHPKARELDTVSFHHWLRQNSANEEACKNIGLFIAGGMLTKPAHAFSALQAVLMAASAGSFTHLTDEDFILDRRVVGGMQQVSLLQAQELGDDVVLGSPVRTVNWEPDADGGHRVTVVSDRATVNARFVIMAVPPNLYSRVSFNPPLPRRQHQMHQHQSLGLVIKVHAVYSTPFWRDKGLSGTCFGADALVQEVYDNTNHGDPRGTLVGFVSDEKADAMFELSPEERRKAILESIAGYLGDEALTPEVYYESDWGSEEWTRGAYASSYDLGGLHRYGKDQHAPVGPIYWSSSDLAAEGYQHVDGAIRMGRITAARIAEVAKVPVAASW
- a CDS encoding pyridoxamine 5'-phosphate oxidase family protein — translated: MTDAQSISKVTEIINDSRIGMVTTINEEGALVSRPLAVQEVKDDGDMWFFTGLGTSQVAHVRADSRVNVAFGKNTEWVSVAGTGEVVTDRAKIHELWNQAVEAWFPDGPDTPEVCLLRVDSDSAEYWTSPGGTAATVLQWVKAKVTNSRMSVGESGTVEL
- a CDS encoding DUF6919 domain-containing protein → MKPEELPAHDEYGRLLEDRGVWRQATTLEAAGELTARWLEGGSSYQPGHFAPGFDPETVALAAVLAELNRNGLFTKESQPGILADGAAQREYVTGFCSAGTAGELLALSTRTELVTVAHAPGEASSAAIPVTLAGTEVTTVLGSSENPVDEAQIRDWADETNDALALLLADSWYVEILDPVWGRNGVLLPAVLQALKGAGQP